A part of Capsicum annuum cultivar UCD-10X-F1 chromosome 6, UCD10Xv1.1, whole genome shotgun sequence genomic DNA contains:
- the LOC107876096 gene encoding transmembrane 9 superfamily member 7 produces the protein MGRGLSGRLTVICFSLIFFISLTNSFYLPGVAPRDFQTGDPLDVKVNKLSSTKTQLPYDYYYLKYCKPTKILNSAENLGEVLRGDRIENSVYTFPMRQEQSCQVVCRQKLDAESAKNFKEKIDDEYRVNMILDNLPVAVLRQRRDGIQSTTYEHGFRVGFKGNYAGSKEEKYFINNHLSFLVKYHKDPETDTARIVGFEVTPNSINHEYKEWNDKNPQVSTCNENTKKLIQGSAAPQEVDTDKEVVFTYDVSFEESDVKWASRWDTYLLMNDDQIHWFSIINSLMIVLFLSGMVAMIMMRTLYRDIANYNQLETQEEAQEETGWKLVHGDVFRPPINSGLLCVYVGTGVQILAMTLVTMIFALLGFLSPSNRGGLMTAMVLLWVFMGLLAGYTSARLYKMFKGTEWKRITLKTAFMFPGILFAIFFVLNAFIWEERSSGAVPFGTMFALVCLWFGISVPLVFVGSYLGYKKPAIEDPVKTNKIPRQIPEQAWYMKPSFSILIGGILPFGAVFIELFFILTSIWLNQYYYIFGFLFIVFLILIITCAEISIVLCYFQLCSEDYHWWWRAYLTAGSSALYLFLYSVFYFFTKLEITKLVSGIFYFGYMLIASYAFFVVTGTIGFYASFWFVRKIYSSVKID, from the exons ATGGGTCGCGGATTATCCGGCCGGCTCACCGTCATCTGCTTCTCTCTTATCTTCTTCATCTCGTTAACCAACTCCTTCTATCTCCCCGGTGTTGCTCCTCGCGATTTTCAAACT GGTGATCCACTTGATGTTAAAGTGAACAAGCTGTCATCTACTAAGACACAACTTCCCTATGACTATTACTACTTGAAGTACTGCAAACCTACTAAAATTTTGAATAGTGCGGAGAATTTGGGGGAAGTTCTTCGTGGAGACCGCATAGAGAATTCAGTTTATACT TTTCCAATGAGACAAGAACAGTCATGCCAAGTGGTTTGTCGGCAAAAACTTGATGCTGAATCTGCAAAGAACTTCAAGGAAAAGATTGATGATGAATACAGAGTTAATAT GATTTTGGATAACCTTCCTGTTGCGGTTCTTAGACAAAGGCGTGATGGAATTCAGTCAACTACATATGAGCATGGTTTCCGTGTTGGGTTCAAAGGGAATTATGCTGGG AGTAAAGAGGAGAAATATTTTATAAACAATCACTTAAGCTTTCTAGTCAAGTACCACAAGGATCCTGAAACTGATACTGCTCGTATTGTTGGGTTTGAAGTCACTCCAAACAG CATTAATCACGAATACAAGGAATGGAATGACAAGAACCCTCAAGTGTCAACGTGCAATGAGAATACAAAAAAATTGATACAAGGTAGTGCTGCTCCCCAAGAAGTGGATACAGATAAGGAGGTTGTATTCACATATGATGTTTCTTTCGAG GAAAGCGATGTGAAGTGGGCTTCTCGTTGGGATACATACCTTCTCATGAATGATGATCAGATTCACTGGTTTTCCATCATAAATTCTCTTATGATCGTTCTCTTCCTGTCTGGTATGGTTGCCATGATCATGATGAGAACTTTGTACAGAGATATTGCAAACTATAATCAATTGGAAACGCAAGAGGAAGCTCAAGAAGAAACCGGATGGAAGCTTGTTCATGGAGATGTTTTCCGTCCTCCAATCAATTCTGGATTACTGTGTGTTTATGTAGGCACTGGTGTTCAAATACTTGCAATGACACTAGTCACAATGATCTTTGCTCTGCTAGGTTTCTTGTCTCCTTCCAACCGCGGTGGACTAATGACTGCCATGGTTCTGTTATGGGTTTTCATGGGCTTGTTGGCTGGTTATACTTCTGCACGCCTGTACAAGATGTTCAAGGGAACAGAGTGGAAAAGGATTACCTTGAAGACTGCTTTCATGTTCCCTGGTATACTTTTTGCCATCTTCTTCGTATTGAATGCATTCATCTGGGAAGAGCGATCTTCTGGAGCAGTGCCATTTGGAACCATGTTTGCTCTTGTGTGCTTATGGTTTGGAATCTCGGTTCCGTTAGTGTTTGTTGGAAGCTACCTTGGATATAAAAAACCAGCTATTGAAGACCCTGTCAAGACGAATAAAATCCCTAGGCAAATACCAGAGCAGGCATGGTACATGAAACCGTCTTTTTCTATACTTATTGGGGGTATTCTCCCATTTGGAGCTGTTTTCATTGAACTATTCTTCATCCTGACCTCCATATGGCTGAACCAGTACTACTACATATTTGGCTTCCTTTTCATCGTCTTCTTGATCTTGATAATCACATGTGCGGAGATATCCATTGTGCTCTGTTACTTCCAGTTGTGCAGTGAAGATTATCATTGGTGGTGGAGAGCTTATCTGACTGCTGGATCCTCTGCTTTATACCTGTTCCTCTACTCTGTCTTCTATTTCTTCACCAAGTTGGAAATCACAAAGTTGGTTTCAGGAATCTTCTATTTCGGCTATATGTTGATTGCATCATATGCTTTCTTTGTGGTAACGGGGACAATCGGATTCTATGCTTCCTTCTGGTTTGTTAGGAAAATCTACTCATCTGTGAAGATCGACTGA
- the LOC107876095 gene encoding beta-galactosidase — protein sequence MVSRRLVMSNVLLMLLALLGSYVFSGMCSVSYDNKAIIVNGQRRILVSGSIHYPRSTPEMWPDLIQKAKEGGVDVIQTYVFWNGHEPEQGKYYFEERYDLVKFIKIVHQAGLYVHLRVGPYACAEWNFGGFPVWLKYVPGISFRTDNEPFKAAMQKFTTKIVNMMKAERLYESQGGPIILSQIENEYGPIEKRLGEAGKSYTEWAAKMALDLGTGVPWVMCKQDDAPDPVINTCNGFYCDYFSPNKAYKPKIWTEAWTAWFTEFGGPVPYRPVEDLAFGVANFIQKGGSFINYYMYHGGTNFGRTAGGPFIATSYDYDAPLDEFGLLRQPKWGHLKDLHRAIKLCEPALVFGDPTVTSLGNFQEAHVFKSKSGVCAAFLANYNQHSFATVAFGNRHYNLPPWSISILPDCKNTIYNTARIGAQSALMKMTPADRGFSWQSYNDEPASYEDNTFTVIGLLEQINTTRDVSDYLWYMTDVKIDPSEGFLRSGQWPWLSVSSAGPALHVFVNGQLAGTVYGSLKSQKVTFNKAVNLRAGVNKISLLSIAVGLPNIGPHFETWNTGVLGPVSLSGLNEGKRDLTWQKWSYKVGLKGEALNLHSLSGSSSVEWVEGSLVTQRQPLTWFKTTFNAPAGNEPLALDMNTMGKGQMWINGQSLGRYWPGYKASGTCGACNYAGFFNENKCLSNCGEASQRWYHVPRSWLHPTGNLLVVFEEWGGDPNAISLVKRELASVCADINEWQPQLVNWKMQASGAVDRPLRPKAHLSCAPGQKINSIKFASFGTPAGACGSFREGSCHAHHSYDAFEKYCIGQESCSVPVTPEIFGGDPCPGVMKKLSVEAICS from the exons ATGGTTTCAAGAAGGCTAGTAATGTcaaatgtgttgttgatgttgttagcATTATTGGGTTCATATGTTTTTTCTGGAATGTGTTCTGTGTCATACGACAACAAGGCTATTATTGTGAATGGACAAAGGAGAATTCTTGTTTCTGGATCTATTCATTATCCAAGAAGTACTCCTGAG ATGTGGCCGGATCTTATTCAGAAGGCAAAAGAAGGAGGAGTTGATGTCATTCAGACTTACGTTTTCTGGAATGGGCATGAGCCTGAACAAGGCAAA tatTATTTTGAAGAGAGGTATGATCTAGTGAAGTTCATTAAGATAGTGCATCAAGCAGGACTCTATGTGCATCTAAGGGTTGGGCCTTATGCTTGTGCTGAATGGAATTTTGG GGGTTTTCCTGTTTGGTTGAAGTATGTTCCAGGTATTAGTTTCAGAACAGATAATGAGCCTTTCAAG GCTGCAATGCAAAAGTTCACTACCAAGATTGTTAATATGATGAAAGCAGAAAGGCTGTATGAATCTCAGGGTGGTCCTATAATACTATCCCAG ATTGAGAATGAATATGGGCCAATTGAGAAAAGACTAGGGGAAGCAGGTAAATCTTACACAGAATGGGCAGCAAAAATGGCACTGGATCTTGGTACTGGTGTACCATGGGTCATGTGCAAGCAAGACGATGCTCCAGATCCTGTT ATAAATACTTGCAATGGTTTCTACTGTGACTACTTCTCACCAAATAAGGCTTATAAACCAAAGATATGGACTGAAGCATGGACTGCCTG GTTTACTGAATTTGGAGGCCCGGTTCCATATCGTCCTGTTGAGGACTTGGCTTTTGGAGTTGCTAATTTCATACAGAAGGGGGGGTCATTCATCAATTATTACATG TATCATGGAGGAACAAACTTTGGCAGGACTGCTGGTGGCCCATTTATTGCTACTAGTTATGATTATGATGCACCACTTGATGAATTTG GATTATTACGGCAGCCTAAGTGGGGTCATCTGAAAGATCTGCATAGAGCAATAAAGCTTTGTGAACCAGCTTTAGTATTCGGCGATCCAACTGTGACATCCCTTGGAAACTTTCAAGAA GCCCACGTTTTTAAGTCAAAGTCTGGAGTGTGTGCTGCATTCCTTGCAAACTACAATCAGCATTCTTTTGCTACAGTGGCCTTTGGGAACAGGCATTATAACTTGCCACCCTGGTCTATCAGCATTCTACCTGATTGCAAGAACACCATATACAACACTGCAAGG ATTGGTGCTCAAAGTGCTCTGATGAAGATGACTCCAGCAGATAGAGGATTTTCTTGGCAATCATACAATGACGAGCCAGCATCTTATGAAGACAATACTTTCACGGTTATTGGGTTACTGGAGCAGATAAATACCACAAGAGACGTGTCTGATTATTTGTGGTATATGACTGA CGTCAAGATTGATCCAAGTGAAGGGTTCTTGAGGAGCGGACAATGGCCTTGGCTTAGTGTCTCTTCAGCTGGTCCTGCTTTGCATGTTTTCGTGAATGGTCAATTAGCAG GAACTGTATATGGAAGTTTAAAAAGCCAGAAAGTTACTTTCAATAAAGCAGTAAATCTGAGAGCTGGTGTAAACAAGATTTCTCTGCTAAGCATTGCTGTTGGTCTTCCG AATATTGGCCCACATTttgagacatggaatactggtgTTCTTGGGCCAGTTTCACTCAGTGGTCTTAATGAGGGCAAAAGAGACTTAACATGGCAGAAGTGGTCTTACAAG GTTGGTCTAAAAGGAGAAGCCTTGAATCTTCATTCACTCAGTGGCAGCTCATCTGTTGAGTGGGTTGAGGGCTCTTTGGTGACTCAAAGACAGCCTCTCACATGGTTCAAG ACCACTTTCAACGCTCCAGCTGGTAATGAGCCTTTGGCTTTAGATATGAATACCATGGGCAAAGGTCAAATGTGGATAAATGGACAAAGCCTTGGACGTTACTGGCCTGGATATAAAGCATCTGGTACGTGTGGTGCCTGTAACTATGCAGGCTTCTTTAATGAGAACAAGTGCTTAAGTAACTGTGGAGAGGCTTCACAGAGATG GTATCACGTGCCACGTTCTTGGCTGCATCCTACTGGAAATTTGTTAGTTGTATTTGAGGAATGGGGAGGAGATCCCAACGCAATCTCTTTGGTCAAGAGAGAATTAGCAAGTGTCTGTGCTGATATAAATGAATGGCAACCACAGTTAGTGAATTGGAAGATGCAAGCTTCTGGGGCAGTTGACAGACCCCTCAGGCCTAAAGCGCACCTCAGTTGTGCTCCTGGTCAAAAGATCAATTCAATCAAATTTGCAAGCTTTGGGACACCAGCGGGGGCCTGTGGAAGTTTCAGGGAAGGAAGCTGTCATGCCCACCACTCGTACGATGCCTTTGAAAAG TATTGCATTGGGCAAGAGTCGTGTTCAGTACCTGTGACACCAGAAATATTTGGTGGTGATCCATGTCCAGGTGTTATGAAGAAACTCTCAGTTGAAGCTATCTGCAGTTGA
- the LOC107876098 gene encoding F-box/LRR-repeat protein At3g58900 isoform X1: protein MEEKSDIVDATDDDRISKLPEPILHHILSFLHAKDAARMSTLSKVWDSAWNSLPYLNFGDKLFSKSKDIPRLLRAVDQALANRKKHKISIQKFSLWLPHYHELCYVSSWINMLIACNVKELKLRVNRPVYEGVLDYNSLTEAIFDAKTLNVLSLDGFNIEMPSDDGMIKFTSLRELHLSDVFLDEQFLQALCTSSCNLEDFSLQDFDGLASFQVAETSLPKLKRVNLKNCPSVFQLVDIASINIEDLKISTIDGNLKVVKITACKALKTLHLNEVAVTDKWLEDLFSSLPNLEILGLLGCEALKMMKITSDELKQLTVFYCSNLISVELDTPNLMKFHYSYDALSTFRLKASVLLEATLYLDPQTNYFEWQSKLTKFLANFNHSKFIKLLCDCDKVIVIPKYLRENLLPPLYGTNILQVCLGNLSNYSVVDIIDSILWISPHLDTLSFTGALRMTMKFIYKDEDASDEDEKPCCASLPWKCWRHTLKKVELQNFALMEQQDLGNYFFANADISEMVEIPGECSL, encoded by the exons ATGGAAGAGAAGAGTGATATTGTAGATGCAACAGACGATGATCGAATTTCGAAATTGCCAGAGCCAATTTTGCATCACATACTGTCTTTCCTACATGCTAAAGATGCTGCACGAATGAGTACATTGTCCAAGGTTTGGGATAGTGCTTGGAATTCACTCCCCTACTTAAATTTTGGTGATAAATTATTCTCCAAGTCAAAAGACATACCACGTCTTCTGCGTGCTGTGGATCAAGCTCTAGCAAATCGGAAAAAGCACAAGATTTCCATTCAAAAGTTCTCTCTATGGTTACCACATTATCATGAGCTTTGTTATGTCAGCAGCTGGATTAATATGCTCATAGCTTGTAATGTCAAAGAGTTGAAACTAAGAGTAAACAGACCTGTTTATGAAGGTGTCCTTGATTACAACAGCTTGACCGAGGCAATCTTTGATGCCAAAACACTAAATGTGCTGAGTTTGGATGGATTTAATATTGAAATGCCCTCAGATGATGGTATGATAAAGTTTACATCTTTACGCGAGTTGCACCTCTCTGATGTATTTTTAGACGAGCAATTTCTTCAGGCTCTGTGTACAAGCAGCTGCAATTTAGAGGACTTTTCTTTGCAGGACTTTGATGGACTTGCCAGTTTTCAAGTTGCTGAAACTTCTTTACCTAAACTGAAAAGGGTAAACTTGAAAAATTGCCCTTCTGTATTCCAATTGGTTGATATCGCGTCAATTAATATTGAAGACCTTAAAATCTCCACTATTGATGGGAATCTAAAAGTTGTTAAAATAACTGCTTGCAAAGCCCTCAAGACGTTGCACCTCAATGAGGTTGCTGTCACCGACAAATGGTTAGAGGACCTTTTTTCCAGTCTACCCAACCTTGAAATCCTTGGGTTATTAGGGTGCGAGGCATTGAAGATGATGAAGATCACGAGTGACGAGCTCAAACAACTGACAGTGTTTTATTGTAGCAATCTGATTTCTGTTGAATTGGATACTCCTAATTTAATGAAGTTCCACTACAGTTATGATGCATTATCAACATTCAGATTGAAAGCTTCAGTTTTGCTGGAAGCAACTTTGTACTTGGACCCACAAACTAACTACTTTGAATGGCAGTCAAAGCTCACAAAATTTCTTGCTAACTTTAATCATTCCAAGTTTATTAAATTATTGTGCGACTGTGACAAG GTAATAGTTATACCAAAATACCTGAGAGAAAACTTGCTTCCTCCCCTTTATGGTACCAATATTTTGCAAGTGTGCCTTGGGAATCTATCGAATTATTCTGTTGTCGACATTATTGATAGTATCCTTTGGATTTCTCCTCACCTGGACACCCTATCTTTTACCGGAGCTCTCAGAATGACCATGAAG TTCATATATAAAGACGAAGATGCATCGGATGAAGATGAGAAGCCTTGTTGTGCATCTCTACCTTGGAAATGTTGGAGGCATACATTGAAGAAAGTCGAATTGCAAAACTTTGCTCTTATGGAGCAACAGGACTTGGGAAACTACTTTTTCGCAAATGCAGACATCTCGGAGATGGTTGAGATCCCCGGGGAATGCAGCCTTTGA
- the LOC107876098 gene encoding F-box/LRR-repeat protein At3g58900 isoform X2, whose translation MEEKSDIVDATDDDRISKLPEPILHHILSFLHAKDAARMSTLSKVWDSAWNSLPYLNFGDKLFSKSKDIPRLLRAVDQALANRKKHKISIQKFSLWLPHYHELCYVSSWINMLIACNVKELKLRVNRPVYEGVLDYNSLTEAIFDAKTLNVLSLDGFNIEMPSDDGMIKFTSLRELHLSDVFLDEQFLQALCTSSCNLEDFSLQDFDGLASFQVAETSLPKLKRVNLKNCPSVFQLVDIASINIEDLKISTIDGNLKVVKITACKALKTLHLNEVAVTDKWLEDLFSSLPNLEILGLLGCEALKMMKITSDELKQLTVFYCSNLISVELDTPNLMKFHYSYDALSTFRLKASVLLEATLYLDPQTNYFEWQSKLTKFLANFNHSKFIKLLCDCDKVIVIPKYLRENLLPPLYGTNILQVCLGNLSNYSVVDIIDSILWISPHLDTLSFTGALRMTMKLYSSPLCACPPRRRGKVPPFICLPLVSPVTFHI comes from the exons ATGGAAGAGAAGAGTGATATTGTAGATGCAACAGACGATGATCGAATTTCGAAATTGCCAGAGCCAATTTTGCATCACATACTGTCTTTCCTACATGCTAAAGATGCTGCACGAATGAGTACATTGTCCAAGGTTTGGGATAGTGCTTGGAATTCACTCCCCTACTTAAATTTTGGTGATAAATTATTCTCCAAGTCAAAAGACATACCACGTCTTCTGCGTGCTGTGGATCAAGCTCTAGCAAATCGGAAAAAGCACAAGATTTCCATTCAAAAGTTCTCTCTATGGTTACCACATTATCATGAGCTTTGTTATGTCAGCAGCTGGATTAATATGCTCATAGCTTGTAATGTCAAAGAGTTGAAACTAAGAGTAAACAGACCTGTTTATGAAGGTGTCCTTGATTACAACAGCTTGACCGAGGCAATCTTTGATGCCAAAACACTAAATGTGCTGAGTTTGGATGGATTTAATATTGAAATGCCCTCAGATGATGGTATGATAAAGTTTACATCTTTACGCGAGTTGCACCTCTCTGATGTATTTTTAGACGAGCAATTTCTTCAGGCTCTGTGTACAAGCAGCTGCAATTTAGAGGACTTTTCTTTGCAGGACTTTGATGGACTTGCCAGTTTTCAAGTTGCTGAAACTTCTTTACCTAAACTGAAAAGGGTAAACTTGAAAAATTGCCCTTCTGTATTCCAATTGGTTGATATCGCGTCAATTAATATTGAAGACCTTAAAATCTCCACTATTGATGGGAATCTAAAAGTTGTTAAAATAACTGCTTGCAAAGCCCTCAAGACGTTGCACCTCAATGAGGTTGCTGTCACCGACAAATGGTTAGAGGACCTTTTTTCCAGTCTACCCAACCTTGAAATCCTTGGGTTATTAGGGTGCGAGGCATTGAAGATGATGAAGATCACGAGTGACGAGCTCAAACAACTGACAGTGTTTTATTGTAGCAATCTGATTTCTGTTGAATTGGATACTCCTAATTTAATGAAGTTCCACTACAGTTATGATGCATTATCAACATTCAGATTGAAAGCTTCAGTTTTGCTGGAAGCAACTTTGTACTTGGACCCACAAACTAACTACTTTGAATGGCAGTCAAAGCTCACAAAATTTCTTGCTAACTTTAATCATTCCAAGTTTATTAAATTATTGTGCGACTGTGACAAG GTAATAGTTATACCAAAATACCTGAGAGAAAACTTGCTTCCTCCCCTTTATGGTACCAATATTTTGCAAGTGTGCCTTGGGAATCTATCGAATTATTCTGTTGTCGACATTATTGATAGTATCCTTTGGATTTCTCCTCACCTGGACACCCTATCTTTTACCGGAGCTCTCAGAATGACCATGAAG CTCTACTCTAGTCCTCTGTGTGCGTGCCCACCCCGAAGGAGAGGAAAAGTACCACCGTTTATTTGTCTTCCACTAGTTAGTCCAGTGACTT TTCATATATAA